A part of Geothrix oryzae genomic DNA contains:
- a CDS encoding DUF2268 domain-containing putative Zn-dependent protease (predicted Zn-dependent protease with a strongly conserved HExxH motif) gives MPRLQRLVAALTLTLCALAQEPRVQESQVSAVELALQGRKAHLAKDYARAAECYRRAVARGAKSARHPFDGARASILAGDREGAFTLLRQAIGLGFRDAGELRGSADLAPLRGDPRWTDLVAGAVANEARFLARHADPEGAAFVTSDVELFWKVHSKLPAAADPVGLLTREYLDAGSVGLQDFIPNRILSAANLQAVLQHHPRYFAAIRTHTLKAAGAEPAVRQAFRRFKALYAEATFPDVTFVMGALNSGGTSSSNGLLIGVDLFGGGPGVPLDEMDGWHRAAIHAHTDLPSIIAHELIHFQQRHDARTLLGKAFHEGSADFLASLICEGNFNQIAYDYGYAHEAELWKQFRTEMGGDDASRWLYGSSRREGRPADLGYFLGFRIAQAYYDRAKDKPQAIRDILTSNDFEGILKASRYGEDLK, from the coding sequence ATGCCACGCCTCCAACGCCTCGTGGCCGCCCTGACCCTCACCCTATGCGCCCTCGCCCAGGAACCCCGGGTTCAGGAATCCCAGGTATCCGCGGTGGAGCTCGCCCTGCAGGGCCGCAAGGCCCACCTGGCGAAGGATTACGCCCGGGCCGCCGAGTGCTACCGGCGCGCGGTCGCCCGGGGGGCAAAGAGCGCCCGGCATCCCTTCGACGGGGCGCGGGCCAGCATCCTGGCGGGGGATCGGGAGGGCGCATTCACCCTGCTGCGGCAGGCCATCGGGCTCGGATTCCGTGACGCCGGAGAGCTGCGCGGCAGCGCCGACCTGGCTCCGCTCCGGGGAGATCCGCGGTGGACGGACCTGGTGGCCGGCGCCGTGGCGAATGAAGCCCGCTTCCTGGCCAGGCACGCGGATCCTGAAGGCGCGGCCTTCGTGACCTCCGATGTGGAACTCTTCTGGAAAGTTCATTCAAAGCTCCCCGCCGCCGCCGATCCGGTGGGCCTGCTGACCCGCGAATACCTCGATGCCGGCAGCGTGGGGCTGCAGGACTTCATCCCGAACCGGATCCTGAGCGCCGCGAACCTCCAGGCCGTCCTCCAGCACCATCCCAGGTACTTCGCGGCCATCCGGACCCACACCCTGAAGGCGGCTGGGGCCGAACCGGCCGTGCGCCAAGCCTTCCGGCGGTTCAAGGCGCTCTATGCTGAGGCCACCTTCCCCGATGTCACCTTCGTCATGGGCGCCCTGAACTCCGGCGGGACCTCGTCCTCCAACGGCCTGCTGATCGGCGTCGATCTGTTCGGCGGAGGGCCGGGCGTGCCCCTGGACGAGATGGACGGCTGGCACCGGGCGGCCATCCATGCGCACACGGATCTGCCCAGCATCATCGCCCACGAGCTGATCCACTTCCAGCAGAGGCACGACGCGCGGACCCTGCTCGGGAAGGCCTTCCATGAAGGCTCCGCCGATTTCCTCGCCTCGCTCATCTGCGAGGGGAACTTTAACCAGATCGCCTACGATTACGGCTACGCCCACGAGGCCGAGCTGTGGAAGCAGTTCCGGACGGAGATGGGGGGGGACGACGCCTCGAGGTGGCTCTACGGCAGCAGCCGGCGCGAGGGACGCCCTGCCGACCTCGGCTACTTCCTGGGTTTCCGCATCGCCCAGGCCTACTACGACCGGGCGAAGGACAAGCCGCAGGCGATCCGGGACATCCTGACCTCGAACGACTTCGAGGGGATCCTCAAGGCCAGCCGATATGGAGAGGATCTGAAGTA